The stretch of DNA ACAGGAGTCCTTCTAGGACCAGATAAATGACTATTTTACCCGCAAGAATTGAGGAAGAATTTAGGCTTTTCGCTTTATTGTGCTTTGCACATGTGTATCAGTAAAATAGAAGTGCTACTATTATCTACAGATTGCTCTGCAATGGTCTTGTGCTCACTTGTTATTCACTACCTTTGGATTCTTTATAAGGTTATAGATTGGACTCTGTGTTCAGCCCAGGTCATAACAGATCACCGTTGCTGCCCCAGGCCTCTGGAGCCTGTGAAAGGCATGATGTTATGACTTGAATGTAAACAGTATGTGTGGGTGAGCATGACAGGGGCTCGGCCGTCACTCCGGGTGGTGTTAGCTCAGCTCCTTGTGTTGGACGGGTAGGGAGGTCACAGTGCAGCCGCTGCCTCAGAGCCCTGTTACATACATCTCCATGCCATCGTTGAACGTGAAGATGGTCGTGGTGCTAGAGGTGGCGGAGCCCTGCTTCAAGTCGCCAATGCTCTCGTACAGGTTCTCCCCCGGCAGCAGCAGGGCTTTGGCCGGCAGGTGCTGCAGCTTGGGGGTCTGCTgcgtcggcggcggcggaggcggctgctgctgctgcagcggctgctgggcctTCTTCCTCCGCGGCCGCAGGGTGGCACATGTGTTGGGGGGCCTCTCTCGCTTCcagcctcctcccccctccatgTTCTCATAGGCCGGGTCGCACTCCTCTGTCCCGATGGACTCGTAGCAGTGGTCGTCGAGGGGCCCTCCGACCGCCTTGCCCTCCTGAGGCGCCCACGTCTGGGGTTTGACCACTACACTAAACCCCCCGTCACGCTCTCGGTCCCGGTCACCGCGACCCAAGGTCCGGAAGCCGGGGTTGGCGGGGGGAGACCCCGGCACggctctcttcttcttccccgGTTTACACACCTTCGAGTACATCTCAGCCACCTGCAACCGTACAACACAGCACTGTGACAATAATACAatggacagaaaataaaaagactaaAAGCAATGGTTCAACATGTTAGGCAgagacttttttatttattatgaaagCCAAAGACATTGGCTAATACAGTAATGTAGCGAAGGAACTACACAACAGACATCAGTCTTTGCTCACCGCAGCAGCAGATGGTTGTATATTCTCCATCGTGTGAGCACCCACTGGGCCCAGGGCTTTATTTTGCAGCATGAGCATGTCCTCATCCTCTGGAGGCTTCCAGATGTACTGCTCTCCGTTGCCCATaaacatcacttcctgtcaacaaaacaacacacttcATTCGTTCGAGTAGGTCATAGTAGGTCACGTGATATTgttaatataaaacacacaaaatgtcGCACCTGACGTTAGACAAAAACCccatgttttttattccatGCCAAAGAATCTTCCCTGGAAGGCGGAGCTTTGAATGTGAGGAGCCATGTGATTATATTCTGGATGACTCAGTTTCAACATGTTGCGTCATCCTCGAGAAAATCAGCGGCGAGGGGCGCCGCGAGCAGGATGCGTACACGTGTAAGCCTGTGCGGCCCATGTGTTACTGAACCCGGGTCACAGCAGACGGCGCGGCCCCGCTGACCTCACGCGGGGGCAGCAAACGGGCTCCGACTGTCACCTGGACGGCAGCGCAGACAGTCTGTTGTGCTGCCAACATACGGCCAGAGAGACTCCACGAATAAACAGCGCCGCAGCGTCGGCCGCCTTCCTGCAGACGCGCTAACATATCACAACCCCGCGCACGGAGGAACTGCCGGATTAGCACGATTACAAAGGTGCACATCCTCTGCTGCGTCGACAGGAAAGCTGACAGAAATACTCTCCAGGTCCTGCTCACTGCAGCCGGGTTACAAACGGCGCCTTGTCACAGTGGTGCTGACGCTGGAAGCAGTGGAGCGATTGTTGCGCGGCTCCCGAGGAATCCGAGCCAAAGACCCAGAACTGCTGGAACCCTCGCGCCCGATGGGGCCATGGATCTGTAAGGTAGCTTGTAGGATCTGATGAGCCACTCCAGTCAGACCTCTGGGGGTCTGCTACTAAGCCCACTTAGCCATTAGCTTCATTAGCGTCTCCTTTTCCCTCCAGTTTTCACACTACCCATAATACCAAGCGCTAAGCTGCCGCGCAAGCCTCATGCAAATAAATACACCCAATACAACACACTGCTGCCTTGTTTCCTGACACATATATATGTCCAGAAAATAAACCCTGAAACTGGAACCATTGTTCCAGCTGATGGGTCCCCTTCCCCTCGACTTTACCAACCTTGGGGAACGATGGGACGCTGAAGGCCTCCACGTTCCTTCGGGGCAGCTTGGTGCTGTGGGGGTGCGGCGGGGGAGGGGCGGGGTGCGATGGGGGCGCgtgccgcggcggcggcgccggcggctccCCCATGTCCGTCCCGCTGTCCCTCTTCTGGGGAGCCTTGTCGGCCTTCCGCAGCTTCCTGACGCAGGCGTACTCCGCCGTCTCCGGAGGGTGGGGGGGCGACATGACCTGGGCCTCGGGTTCGGGCAGCCCTCCCTCCACGTCGCCGTCGGGGTCCGGGGGCGCCGGGGTGTTGGCGGGAACGGCCGGAGGGGCCGGAGTGTCCGTCTGCCCGGCCCTGCCTACCATGGCGTAAAGGGCATCGTCAGTACGTGTGGTGGAGGAGCGTCGGCCCACTTCCGAGTAAGTGTGCTCCCCGTCCTCGCCGGTCCCAGAGGGGATCTGGGGAAGCTGCCTGCCTTGAGAACGAAGGTCAGAGTTAGACCGGCGGCTGGACAGCAGCAGAAGGTCCATGCTGGCTGGACGTTTCTTTCTAGCCTCTGCAAGGCACATACAGGCCGCCGTTACTGCCggtggagctcacacacacgccgTTTTCAACGTTAATAAACCGCTCGCCGTGAAGCGGAAAACCTGGAGCTGACAGCGAACTGGGAACTGACATAGGCAGAGCTCCTGCGTCCAAACTGGCTTGGTTCCCCTGCAGTGGAAGCAGGACAAGCACCAAGCAGGACATATGCTATGTTTCTTCAAAACGCTCTCGGGCGACTGTCACCGTGCCCACGAATACAGTTCCCTTTTGACTGTCAGTGACGGAGCTCCAGGATTTGTCTTGGCTCTGTGATTCTGtctttgagagagagagacgaatGTGTTCAGAAATCCAGCTGAGTGGAAACAGAAGCGccgtaaatgtaaatgtgaattcCATTTTGGAGTCAGTTTCTTTTTAGAAATGCCCTCGAAAATTccatttgttatttttttgtggACCGGGAGCTGAGTCTGAACACGACACAGTTAAGGGATTGCTACATTCTGCTCTAATTCATTTGCCTTTTGTCCATTTCATGCACCGCGTTATGCATGAAACAGCATCGACTGAATACCTTGTGTGTCCATTTGCTTCCTGGTGCCCATGTGCTAAACAGAGACGAAAGATTCAAACGGGCTGCTCGAGATCACAAATAATAATTCCTTTTGCCAAAACTGCCTTGTCATGCAGGTAAAAATAGGCTGTTTAGTTCCAGACAGGCTGACATTTCCAACATCACAGCGCCAGCGCGGCCCCGGACCCTCGGCAGGGTCCGCTGTCGGTGAGGGATGCACTCACTTTTGCCGTTGCAGTTCATCTTGTTCATCTCGGTGTCTGATTTACTGATGGACCTCAGCTTCGACTGCTTGAGAATGCcctgcaatcacacacacacacacacacacacacacacgcacatgcaggGCCAGTTAAACACAGATTAAGAGCCAAGAGTTGCCCTCTAGAGTCCACTGCTGCCTGGTACCTACCATGTCCATGAGACGGTGCTTCCCACCCTCGCCGGGGACATTGTGTGCCTTCCCCTTCCTGTGCAAACACAGCCTCTCAGTCATACAGGTTGACACGCTCCACTTTGATGCATGCATTAGTGCCTGAGTCACAGCGCGCTCATGGCTGAGTCATCCCGTATGACTGCGCATACGTGAGGGAGCCCATTTGCATATGCGAGTGCCGGTGATTGGGAgtagctgtgtttgtttgacagcATTTCAAATGGATACTTTGCACAGCGAAGAATATAATTTCAATTTAGGTTCAATTAAGTGTTTAAGCTTCGACCTTTTTGAAAAATTAGTCACTGGCTGCGCTCGCCTGTCACATGTCAGGAAGCTGTGACTTAGTAATTGTGAAAATCTGTATTGATGGGAGGGGAAATCCGTAGACCGCACGTGTACATGTGGGCGCTCACCTCTGGCAGCCCACGCAGAGCACCACGATGAGGATGGTCACCACGAAGGCCGAGGCGGCAGCGATGGCGCCCAGCAGCAGGACCTTGCCGTAGGGAGGAGCCGTGAAGTTCAGCCCGTCCTGCATGGAGGCCATGTGGGAGCGCGGGCGCTCACTTGCtgtcacacacgctcacacacgcgcacCCTTACGCTCATGCACACGGAGGCGGAGTGCCGCGGGCTCACTGGGATCTGCGGCGGGAGAGAGGCACGGAGCGCGGGCTCGATTACAACACGCTGGAACCTTTTAACAAAACATTCAGTGGGTTAACACCGCGAGTGGAATGTTCAATGTGAGAAAAAACGGGTCGGAGGAGcgagcgggggaggggggggggggggtcccgtcCGGCGCCGAAGCGGTGAAGTGAACAGACATTGCGCCTCGGGCGTGCGCTTCTGCTTTACCTTGTTTAAGGGATTACCGAGCTTTGTGTGTCACACTCAGACATCAACATACCTGCTCGGCAGACGCGCAGGGTTTAAAAGTGAGCTAAGGCAGCGCCACGGTTCTATTCACGCCGCCGAACATTGCCTTCATAGCTGAAATAACCCAGGAAATGAGACATCCCGGCACAGATTCCTCAGCAGTGGTGAGGCGCGAGGCAGGAAGCGGCGCGCGTGGAGAAGCGCCGTTCCCGCCGCGGcgtcaacaacagcagccgcGCATATTGAGAGGGGCGAGCTGAACGTGCCAGCGTCGACCCGAAGCGCCGAGGAAGACGAGTGTGAATTTGGCGcgagcgtctctctctctctctctctctctctctctctctctccgtctgctCGCCCGCGTGGCTGACACTTCCACGCTCGGCGAAGTCGCGAGCCTCAAATaaagcaaaacaataaataaaaataaatgcagagcTGTATCAAAGAGAGTAAACAAATAAGCCTGTTGTAATCCTGCCATCTGTCTagtgtgacagtgtgttgtCATGTGTGTTCACTTGTGTTCGTCTGTGGTCCGACAGCAGCAACGCTCAACGTGTGACTGCGGGAAAGACGTGGTGGGTTTTGTCCAGAGTCTGCTGCTCGTGCTTCTACTTCTGGAGAACTGTGTGTTGGACTCTTCAAAACTGTTGCTGCGTTTCTCTAATAAGGACTCAAGCAACTCAAGCATGACTATCTAATGTACGTCCTCATTTAATGATCTTAgcttagcatgttagcatgctactGTAGCATTGGCTAATTAGCGCCACACACAAAGTGCAGCTACAACCGATGGTGTAATTATTCGAAGGATAAACCAAAGtcctaaacaaataaaaatgttgtcTTGACGATGACCCACGGTGAAAAGTCAAGCAGTTCTTACACTAAACGTAATCTATCATGAACAAGGAGAGGCTTGACTAGAATCTTACATCTGCACCTGATTTGTCTTCTATACGTTACGTGGCGTTTCAATATCTCAAACTTTTTTCGCTGCAATTAAAAAAGAACATGTGATCAAACCAGCAAGGCGGCTGTGAACGGGCTGCCGTTGCTGTTAATTTTCCTTATCTTTGGAGAACGACGCATCCATCGGGGCCGTTACCGCGGACGCGTCAGACGCGGTAACGCCGCCGCTTTAACCAGCTCGGCCCACGGCGCCACACTACGCCGGGTTTAGAGAATCACATTCACCCATCAGGCGGAGGTCGCCCGACGCACAATCGCAAGTGTCAGTGTAATTATAGCGAGACGAAACGGGGAACGGTGTgggtgtgtaggtgtgtgtgtgtgtgtggggggggggggggggggggggggggggggggcggagcgaggaggaggaggagaggacgacaGCGTGTGGGAGTTCAGCGGCAGGTGTTTGAAGACGCTGGAAGCCGATGATGAGAGGAGGCTGTCACGTTTCCCGACGAGGTTCCCCAGCCTCCGGCTCTCATCCCCTTCCctgcctccacccccccaccccccctccatcccctgCCTCTGCCTGCGGTGTGCAGCCAGAGTGACGCCTCAGCACTGCAGTGTAATCTGTGGCCCTGGAGCCGCCTCGCTCGCCTCAGCCAAGCAGTTGGACGGGCAAGAAATGAccctccaccagctgctgtccTGCGAAGCAGAGTCCCCCGTGCCTCCGccaacagccccccccccccccccccccccgctctgcCTGTGGCGCTGTGCTGCCTGCAAACCTCCCCAGGTGTTGCCCTGACTCTGTCTCTCAGAACAGAAGGCTGCTGAGGAGGGACAGCCTGGATATAAGGCGATGACTCATATTcagctctttattattattatagtattgCATGGAGTTTCGTTCCTGGGCTTCGGGAGCAGCGTGTTTACAAACTTCAGCTAATAAATGACGCGCTCCAGAGATCGCTTTTCCACCTGCGAAAGTGCAGATTTCCCAtcgtttgttgtttttctggaGTCAGTGGACAGAGCGCGCGCCGCGTTCTGGATGAGTCGTGTGTTTTATCAAACACCGGCATGAAGCATGAGCTTCAACACGTTTGTTCAGCCTACAGAAACACTGACGTTACTGCCACATAACACAAAGACGACTCACAAAATCCCCAGAAGACAGAACATTTGGCCTTTCAACACATCACTCACTTAAACGATTATTTAACTGTTTCTAATCATTCTCTCTTCTGAAAATGTGCAACCGTTCAAATGATCGATGGGTCATTTCATCCATTTGCCACATCCTTGAATTATGTTAAAATAAATAGACTCTTTGTTCACAGCTTGTCAGGCGATACAGCAGGTTTTCACTCTTGAGGATCATCTGTTGCAGCACTAGACTGAAGGAATGAGAGAAATCCATCACCTGTTGACTTGGATCTCATCTCAGCAGCCAAACACTTCTGAAAATATGGTCGGCGACACATTTAAATCAGCATATTTTCCAACCAGAAACACAGatgattaataaaacaaatgctcagtttaaaattaaatataaagacACATTTATGGAACCTGATGCTGACATGAACTCAAACAAGgaaatacagtaataataatcatttatactgtacaatTTATTACATTCAGCTCCagtaaacaataataataataataataataataataataataataataataataataataataagacttTTCATTTCTCTAACAAGGTTGTTGTTGCATGTGTGTTCATGATTATTAATAATACTGGAGCTACGTTCAGACTGGACCAGCAGGCAGCAGTGGCCTGTCCTCTCTGCCAATCTGCTCAGGTTCGGATAAACCACCTGGGAGCGCATGTGGAGCAAAAACCTCACCCTCCGTGTGACACAAATAACAGCAGTGCGTGTGCGttagggggggaggaggagagagagatgggagggggggggcgagtgTGTGCTattgtgtgagaatgtgaatTAGGTCAAATGTTTGCTTGCAACAACGATTAGCCATGGCCCTGTGAGAAAGGAGGCTGAAGCCCGCGCCTGTGAGCGGCTCCGTCTTCGTCTGCGCAGAGCCGCCTCTCGCACAAACACTGTCTGACAAAGCAAAATTAAAGAATAATGACTGTTTCGTGTGATCACGTGACGCGTCGCACACTTTTCCAGCAGCCGCTGCGAAGTGGGAGCCCTTTAAAATACAGGCTGCCGCCGGAACCACGGGACGCGTCACGCTCTGACATTGTGGGTCCGCTGGATTCAGAACGGCTCGCGATGGCACCCGTTCAGCGGGCATCaatcacgcacacgcacgcgccgGGTGACGGCTTCCGCCGCTGGCCGCCCGGCGAGCCGCGCCTCTGGGCTCTGACACCTCCGACTGCAGTGATGCCGGTGACAACAGGTTACGAGCCGCTACTCAAACGACGGAGCTGAATGCCACGCGGGGTGTTAAcggggtcggggggggggggggtatccgTGCAGGTGGAGGCTATAGGCTGCGTGCTTTTATCGCGGGTTGGTTTTATTAAAGCCCCGTAGCGCATAGATTCCCTGTCCTCCgtgttctcctctcctctgatcATCAATGCGTTTCAGATTCAGGTCCAGATCAAAGCCAGCGGGACCGTAAAGGATGTTGCGTCCCCGAGGTCAGCTGGCAACTTATACGACAAAGCCATTTCCCCACACCCCCCTATCAGTGAGcgaggaaggtgaggaggaggaggcgggaggtAGAGGTGGtggtgaggaggggaggggaggaggaggatgaggggggggggggggtctgcaaaTGTTAAGGGAAGGTCTAACGTTAATTATCTTTATGCTTCAGCGGAGAGATCACACAGACGAAACGCGCGATCGGACGCATCCCGCGCCTTCATTTCACCAAATCACCATCAAGTTCTCTGATGAAGCCGTGAATTTTtttaaaagggggggggggggggctaatcCCCAAAAGCCGATGCAACGACGCCGAGGTGGGCGcacacgtgtctgtgtgttaaacGTATGACCGGTGCAAACGAGGCAAATTAAGGCAGAGGGAGCACAAAGGCGGAACGAGGCGAAGCGCCGAGACACATCCTCTACATGAATAAAGGATGCCGCGAGGCAACTGCGTGTGCAGCTTATCAAGCTGAATCTATAGGCACATAggagtgaccccccccccccttccctctccGCTGCCTGTCACATAGCCACGGGCACAGAGCATTGCGCTATAGCACCCCTGTACTCACTCAGCTCAGAGATTCGGGGAGGCGCAGCATccagccttccttccttcagttTCTGCATCCACTCGCACCAGGCGCTTCCCGCGAACATAATCGATCAAAGGTGATCACTTGGCATTCGTGGTGCTCTACGACGCGAGAGTGCAGCATATTGCATGTGGCATCCTCCGAGCTGCCCGCTGACCCTCTCGTGCGCCCCG from Betta splendens chromosome 7, fBetSpl5.4, whole genome shotgun sequence encodes:
- the si:dkey-70p6.1 gene encoding uncharacterized protein C6orf132 homolog isoform X1, translated to MASMQDGLNFTAPPYGKVLLLGAIAAASAFVVTILIVVLCVGCQRKGKAHNVPGEGGKHRLMDMGILKQSKLRSISKSDTEMNKMNCNGKKARKKRPASMDLLLLSSRRSNSDLRSQGRQLPQIPSGTGEDGEHTYSEVGRRSSTTRTDDALYAMVGRAGQTDTPAPPAVPANTPAPPDPDGDVEGGLPEPEAQVMSPPHPPETAEYACVRKLRKADKAPQKRDSGTDMGEPPAPPPRHAPPSHPAPPPPHPHSTKLPRRNVEAFSVPSFPKEVMFMGNGEQYIWKPPEDEDMLMLQNKALGPVGAHTMENIQPSAAAVAEMYSKVCKPGKKKRAVPGSPPANPGFRTLGRGDRDRERDGGFSVVVKPQTWAPQEGKAVGGPLDDHCYESIGTEECDPAYENMEGGGGWKRERPPNTCATLRPRRKKAQQPLQQQQPPPPPPTQQTPKLQHLPAKALLLPGENLYESIGDLKQGSATSSTTTIFTFNDGMEMYVTGL
- the si:dkey-70p6.1 gene encoding basic salivary proline-rich protein 4 isoform X4; translated protein: MASMQDGLNFTAPPYGKVLLLGAIAAASAFVVTILIVVLCVGCQRKGKAHNVPGEGGKHRLMDMQSKLRSISKSDTEMNKMNCNGKSRQLPQIPSGTGEDGEHTYSEVGRRSSTTRTDDALYAMVGRAGQTDTPAPPAVPANTPAPPDPDGDVEGGLPEPEAQVMSPPHPPETAEYACVRKLRKADKAPQKRDSGTDMGEPPAPPPRHAPPSHPAPPPPHPHSTKLPRRNVEAFSVPSFPKEVMFMGNGEQYIWKPPEDEDMLMLQNKALGPVGAHTMENIQPSAAAVAEMYSKVCKPGKKKRAVPGSPPANPGFRTLGRGDRDRERDGGFSVVVKPQTWAPQEGKAVGGPLDDHCYESIGTEECDPAYENMEGGGGWKRERPPNTCATLRPRRKKAQQPLQQQQPPPPPPTQQTPKLQHLPAKALLLPGENLYESIGDLKQGSATSSTTTIFTFNDGMEMYVTGL
- the si:dkey-70p6.1 gene encoding basic salivary proline-rich protein 4 isoform X2, with protein sequence MASMQDGLNFTAPPYGKVLLLGAIAAASAFVVTILIVVLCVGCQRKGKAHNVPGEGGKHRLMDMQSKLRSISKSDTEMNKMNCNGKKARKKRPASMDLLLLSSRRSNSDLRSQGRQLPQIPSGTGEDGEHTYSEVGRRSSTTRTDDALYAMVGRAGQTDTPAPPAVPANTPAPPDPDGDVEGGLPEPEAQVMSPPHPPETAEYACVRKLRKADKAPQKRDSGTDMGEPPAPPPRHAPPSHPAPPPPHPHSTKLPRRNVEAFSVPSFPKEVMFMGNGEQYIWKPPEDEDMLMLQNKALGPVGAHTMENIQPSAAAVAEMYSKVCKPGKKKRAVPGSPPANPGFRTLGRGDRDRERDGGFSVVVKPQTWAPQEGKAVGGPLDDHCYESIGTEECDPAYENMEGGGGWKRERPPNTCATLRPRRKKAQQPLQQQQPPPPPPTQQTPKLQHLPAKALLLPGENLYESIGDLKQGSATSSTTTIFTFNDGMEMYVTGL
- the si:dkey-70p6.1 gene encoding basic salivary proline-rich protein 4 isoform X5, whose protein sequence is MASMQDGLNFTAPPYGKVLLLGAIAAASAFVVTILIVVLCVGCQRKGKAHNVPGEGGKHRLMDMGILKQSKLRSISKSDTEMNKMNCNGKSRAGQTDTPAPPAVPANTPAPPDPDGDVEGGLPEPEAQVMSPPHPPETAEYACVRKLRKADKAPQKRDSGTDMGEPPAPPPRHAPPSHPAPPPPHPHSTKLPRRNVEAFSVPSFPKEVMFMGNGEQYIWKPPEDEDMLMLQNKALGPVGAHTMENIQPSAAAVAEMYSKVCKPGKKKRAVPGSPPANPGFRTLGRGDRDRERDGGFSVVVKPQTWAPQEGKAVGGPLDDHCYESIGTEECDPAYENMEGGGGWKRERPPNTCATLRPRRKKAQQPLQQQQPPPPPPTQQTPKLQHLPAKALLLPGENLYESIGDLKQGSATSSTTTIFTFNDGMEMYVTGL
- the si:dkey-70p6.1 gene encoding basic salivary proline-rich protein 4 isoform X3, producing the protein MASMQDGLNFTAPPYGKVLLLGAIAAASAFVVTILIVVLCVGCQRKGKAHNVPGEGGKHRLMDMGILKQSKLRSISKSDTEMNKMNCNGKSRQLPQIPSGTGEDGEHTYSEVGRRSSTTRTDDALYAMVGRAGQTDTPAPPAVPANTPAPPDPDGDVEGGLPEPEAQVMSPPHPPETAEYACVRKLRKADKAPQKRDSGTDMGEPPAPPPRHAPPSHPAPPPPHPHSTKLPRRNVEAFSVPSFPKEVMFMGNGEQYIWKPPEDEDMLMLQNKALGPVGAHTMENIQPSAAAVAEMYSKVCKPGKKKRAVPGSPPANPGFRTLGRGDRDRERDGGFSVVVKPQTWAPQEGKAVGGPLDDHCYESIGTEECDPAYENMEGGGGWKRERPPNTCATLRPRRKKAQQPLQQQQPPPPPPTQQTPKLQHLPAKALLLPGENLYESIGDLKQGSATSSTTTIFTFNDGMEMYVTGL
- the si:dkey-70p6.1 gene encoding basic salivary proline-rich protein 4 isoform X6, with translation MASMQDGLNFTAPPYGKVLLLGAIAAASAFVVTILIVVLCVGCQRKGKAHNVPGEGGKHRLMDMQSKLRSISKSDTEMNKMNCNGKSRAGQTDTPAPPAVPANTPAPPDPDGDVEGGLPEPEAQVMSPPHPPETAEYACVRKLRKADKAPQKRDSGTDMGEPPAPPPRHAPPSHPAPPPPHPHSTKLPRRNVEAFSVPSFPKEVMFMGNGEQYIWKPPEDEDMLMLQNKALGPVGAHTMENIQPSAAAVAEMYSKVCKPGKKKRAVPGSPPANPGFRTLGRGDRDRERDGGFSVVVKPQTWAPQEGKAVGGPLDDHCYESIGTEECDPAYENMEGGGGWKRERPPNTCATLRPRRKKAQQPLQQQQPPPPPPTQQTPKLQHLPAKALLLPGENLYESIGDLKQGSATSSTTTIFTFNDGMEMYVTGL